In the Malania oleifera isolate guangnan ecotype guangnan chromosome 1, ASM2987363v1, whole genome shotgun sequence genome, one interval contains:
- the LOC131167074 gene encoding glycine-rich protein 2-like codes for MAQERSTGVVSWFDSQKGFGFIKPDEGGEDLFVHQTSIRSEGYRSLAEGETVEFQIALGDDGRAKAVDVTGPNGSSVQGGKKDSYGRGGRGGSGGGYGFGGGWRGGDRIGSGRNGGGNGYGYGGSGAGGGGCYNCGEPGHLARECSRGSGGGGGGGGGGGGGCYNCGELGHLARDCRRGSGGGGGGGGGACYNCGEVGHMARDCQGGGGGSGFGRFGGGGGSGGGGGCYNCGKPGHFARECPNTA; via the coding sequence ATGGCGCAGGAGAGATCCACGGGAGTGGTAAGCTGGTTCGACAGCCAGAAGGGCTTTGGCTTCATAAAGCCCGACGAAGGTGGCGAAGATCTGTTCGTCCACCAGACCTCCATCAGATCTGAGGGCTACCGCAGCCTCGCCGAGGGCGAGACCGTTGAGTTCCAGATCGCGCTTGGAGACGACGGCCGCGCTAAGGCCGTCGACGTCACGGGCCCCAATGGATCGTCCGTACAGGGCGGCAAGAAGGACAGTTACGGCAGGGGCGGTCGCGGCGGGAGCGGCGGGGGATACGGATTCGGCGGTGGGTGGAGAGGCGGTGATAGGATCGGGAGCGGGCGGAATGGTGGCGGCAATGGGTATGGATACGGCGGTAGCGGTGCTGGTGGTGGGGGTTGTTATAACTGTGGGGAGCCTGGGCACTTGGCGAGGGAGTGCAGCCGAGGAAGTGGCGGAGGCGGAGGCGGAGGCGGAGGCGGCGGCGGCGGCTGTTATAACTGCGGTGAGCTTGGGCATTTGGCCAGGGACTGCAGGAGGGGAAGCGGCGGTGGCGGTGGAGGCGGCGGTGGGGCTTGTTACAACTGCGGGGAAGTTGGGCACATGGCAAGAGACTGCCAAGGTGGTGGCGGCGGCAGCGGTTTTGGAAGGTTTGGAGGTGGTGGAGGTAGTGGAGGTGGTGGCGGGTGTTACAATTGTGGGAAACCTGGGCACTTTGCTAGAGAATGTCCTAACACTGCATGA